In the Symmachiella macrocystis genome, CAAATATCCCATGCGCCGGCCGCCGGAGTTGATGAACTTTTTGTCAGCGGGCAATTGTTTGCCGGCGAACTTCTCCAATTCCGGCTTGTAGTCAAACGTGTCGACCTGCGACGGCGCCCCGTTCATCATCAAAAAAATGCACGACTTCGCCCGCGCTGGAAACTGCGGTTCCTTAACGGCTGTCGGATTGGCCGTCGGCACCGCTTCGGCAGCACGCGCACGGTTTGGGGAGAATCCGTCGACGGACAATAAATTCGCCAGCGCCAAACCGGCAAACCCGCCTCCCATCTCCCACACGAATTCGCGACGGTTCTTGCCGCAAGGAAACATTTTTTGATTCGACATCGCCAACCTCAATCAACATAGAGGAATTCGTTGGAGTTCAACAGCACATGTGCCAGCGACGCAAGCGCCAGCGTTTCGGGGGGAAGCAACTTTTTCGCAGCCGGTATAGCCGAGGGGATTTTATACTCCGTCAGCATCGCGCGTTCGACGGACTCCCGTTCCGCGTCGGACAACGCCCGCGCATAAACACGGATTTCCGCCATCCCGCCGTTCCAGTATTCGCCGTTAATGTTCCCCTGCTGGCCAATCACCCACGCCGTCGAGAGATTTCGCGGCGGTAAGGAACCATTACGCGAGAGAATTTCGCCGCCATTAAAAAAGACGGCCGACCGGTCCTCTCCATTGAGCGCGGTGAGTACGAACGGATTACGCTGATCGACGATTTTCCCTGCAATGGAAAACACATCGCAAAATCTTACGGTGTCCTTATCCGTAAGTCCCAAAAACAACGACGTCCCGGCGTTGCCGGCTGCGCCGTTCCAATTGGAGATGATTTCCCGATGCCCAGTTTCCCCCTGATCATTGACCACCGCAAGGATTGTGAATTCTTGCAGATCCAGCACCGCTCCGTTGAGCTTGAGAAATCTCCCCTGACCGTCTAACACTACAACGGGGCGTCCGGCGAACCCGTCACTGTCCAAACGGGGTTGTTGCTCTTTCTCAGCAGCTGTGGCATGGTGTTCGTGTCCCGACTGGTCCTTCCATTGCGAAACGCGTCCCTCCGCATCGACGGAAATGCCGCTGTCGGCCTTTAAGTGCAGCACCAATGATTCTCGTAAATCTTCGTGCTGTGTCAGCTTCTGCTGCTTGGCCTGTTCCGCCTCCTCACGTCGCAGTGCTGCAAAGCGGCGCGACTGATCCGCGAGATGTTTCACCGCCATTTTCATTTCAACACTGGTCGGATTGCGTTCTAAGACGCGCGACCACAGCTGCTGCGCCTGTTCGCTGGGATCATCCGTCTTGGCGGCAATCGACCGCGCCAACGTTTCACTGCGATCATGCACAAACCGATTATTCATCAGTGCCAACGCCTGGGTCGGGACGGTTGTGACGTCGCGCTGCCCGCAGGATTGAGTCACATCGCAAAAATCAAAGGTCGTCATCATCGGCGGCAGTAGGCCCCGTTTCGAGAACATGTACAAGCTGCGCCGCAGTTGTTCCTGTTGAGGCGAGGCCTGCCAGGCGCTCGACTTCATCGAAAGCCCTTCCAAGGCCTCAGCACTGATTGATGGCCGAAAACCTGGGCCGCCCAACCGCAGATCCAACTCCCCGGTCGTTGCCAACATCGAATCCCGTAGCGCCTCCGCATCCAACCGCTGCCGCTCCGCCCGCCACCAGAATCGATTGCCGCTATCTCTCACTTCGTAGTCAGCATACTGGGGATGCAGCGATGACTGCTGCCAGGTTTGGGATGTCAGAATCAAGCGGTGCATGCGTTTTATCGTCCAACCGCCGCTTTGAAATTCCGCTGCCAACCAATCCAACAATTGCGGATGCGTCGGCGGATCGGCCAAGAAACCGAAGTTGTTCGGCGAACGAACGATCCCTTCCCCAAAGTGATGCAACCACAACCGATTGACAAGCACCCGTGCCGTCAACGGATGGTCGGGGTGTGTCATCCAACGCGCCAACTGCAAACGGCGTCCGGTTGTTTTCGCGTCGGCTGCCGGCGGATCGAAATCATATTCCAGCTCCTCAACCATCGATAACGATGCCGGTGTCACTTCTTCCAGCGGCTGCTCCCGTTCGCCTTTCAGGAGACGATACAGCGGACGCGGTTTCGCTCCCAGATCGGTCCAACCAAGTACGTCGTTCACTTCCAATTCCTCGGGACTCGGCCCCCCCACAAACTTGCGGCTCCGCGCGGCAATCGGCCCCGCCCAGAAAGTAGCGCCCATTCGGTAGTAATCTTCTTGAGTGATGGGATCGAACTTATGGGAATGGCAACGGGCACACTTCACCGTCATCCCCAAAAACGCTGAGGAGGTCGTGTGCACCATGTCCTCCAAACGGTCGTATTGATAATCCAGCGGCTCGTTGGGTTCATCGTTCCAGGTTCCCAGGCGAAGAAATCCGGTGGCAATCACCGACCGTTCGTTGCGATCGGGCAATTCGTCCCCCGCCAATTGCTCGACGACAAACTGGTTATACGGCATATCGTGATTGAGCGCATCAACAACCCAATCGCGATACTTCCAAGCAAACGGCTTTTCCTGATCGCGCTCATAGCCACTAGTGTCGGCATAGCGAGCCAAATCCAACCAATATCGCGCCCAGCGTTCCCCGTAATGCGGCGAAGCCAGAAGTTCATCGACGGCCGTTTCCCATGCTGTCGGTGAATCGTCCGCTTCAAATTTTTCGATCTGCGTTTGCGTGGGTGGTAGACCGATGAGGTCGTAGTACAGTCGCCGCAACAACGTCCGTTTGTCCGCCGGGGGAGCGGGCACCATATCCACCTGTTCAAGTCGCGCGAGAACAAACGCATCGATGGGATTTGCTGGTTGCGGTTTTGTTTTCAGCTGCGGCACATTCGGGCGGCGGATCGGCTGCAGCGACCACCAGTCGCGTCCCGCACGAACCTCGTTGGTCCGTTCAAACCAATCCAACGTCCGTCCTTTCGGCCAAGGCGCCTTAGCGGCAACCCAACGTTCAAGCAGGCGCACTTCCTCGGCCGGCAGTTTCTGTGGGATTCCCTTAATGGCCGGCGGCATTTCTCCTTCGTGAACGCGCAAAAGCAGAAAACTCT is a window encoding:
- a CDS encoding DUF1553 domain-containing protein: MALRMIRCSSWACLLLVQLTTVTHAADQVPDFEAEIAPLLIKRCVECHQGSNPSGNLVLTGEEGLRKGGDNGAVIDGESPEESFLLLRVHEGEMPPAIKGIPQKLPAEEVRLLERWVAAKAPWPKGRTLDWFERTNEVRAGRDWWSLQPIRRPNVPQLKTKPQPANPIDAFVLARLEQVDMVPAPPADKRTLLRRLYYDLIGLPPTQTQIEKFEADDSPTAWETAVDELLASPHYGERWARYWLDLARYADTSGYERDQEKPFAWKYRDWVVDALNHDMPYNQFVVEQLAGDELPDRNERSVIATGFLRLGTWNDEPNEPLDYQYDRLEDMVHTTSSAFLGMTVKCARCHSHKFDPITQEDYYRMGATFWAGPIAARSRKFVGGPSPEELEVNDVLGWTDLGAKPRPLYRLLKGEREQPLEEVTPASLSMVEELEYDFDPPAADAKTTGRRLQLARWMTHPDHPLTARVLVNRLWLHHFGEGIVRSPNNFGFLADPPTHPQLLDWLAAEFQSGGWTIKRMHRLILTSQTWQQSSLHPQYADYEVRDSGNRFWWRAERQRLDAEALRDSMLATTGELDLRLGGPGFRPSISAEALEGLSMKSSAWQASPQQEQLRRSLYMFSKRGLLPPMMTTFDFCDVTQSCGQRDVTTVPTQALALMNNRFVHDRSETLARSIAAKTDDPSEQAQQLWSRVLERNPTSVEMKMAVKHLADQSRRFAALRREEAEQAKQQKLTQHEDLRESLVLHLKADSGISVDAEGRVSQWKDQSGHEHHATAAEKEQQPRLDSDGFAGRPVVVLDGQGRFLKLNGAVLDLQEFTILAVVNDQGETGHREIISNWNGAAGNAGTSLFLGLTDKDTVRFCDVFSIAGKIVDQRNPFVLTALNGEDRSAVFFNGGEILSRNGSLPPRNLSTAWVIGQQGNINGEYWNGGMAEIRVYARALSDAERESVERAMLTEYKIPSAIPAAKKLLPPETLALASLAHVLLNSNEFLYVD